In Mycolicibacterium phocaicum, one DNA window encodes the following:
- a CDS encoding NAD-dependent epimerase/dehydratase family protein has translation MGIHVVVGANGAAGSVVCTELSAAGHTVRAVSRSGRGAPPGVQAIAADATDTGQMIEVCGGADAIYHCALPPMDAWLPTYVDLATSLISAAGYVGARLVYADDTWMYGKVDGPMREDSPIRPVAYKGALRALVAEMISAAHMRGQTETVIGRAGELYGPRVVSLVASNVFAAALTGRRAVWPGDPDMPITPTYIGDFGRALADLGQRAGVGGEVFHVPVAAPTTGRALIAIAGRQAGTTPGVRRMTARTVRLLSPFVPLVREGGELLYQFERPFVLDDSKFRELTGLTATGWDDGIRGTLDWFQADPERTRYRLLPRRLN, from the coding sequence ATGGGTATTCACGTTGTCGTAGGAGCAAATGGAGCCGCCGGCTCGGTGGTGTGCACCGAACTATCGGCGGCGGGCCACACCGTGCGGGCCGTCAGCCGGAGTGGGCGCGGCGCGCCGCCGGGAGTCCAAGCGATCGCGGCCGACGCGACGGACACCGGGCAGATGATCGAGGTCTGCGGTGGCGCCGACGCCATTTACCACTGCGCGCTGCCGCCCATGGACGCGTGGCTGCCCACATATGTGGACCTGGCGACGTCGCTCATCAGTGCGGCCGGTTACGTCGGGGCCCGGTTGGTGTACGCGGACGACACCTGGATGTACGGCAAGGTCGACGGCCCGATGCGGGAAGACTCGCCGATCCGCCCGGTGGCCTACAAGGGGGCCCTGCGCGCGCTGGTCGCCGAAATGATTTCCGCGGCGCACATGCGGGGGCAGACCGAGACGGTCATCGGTCGCGCCGGTGAGCTCTACGGTCCGCGGGTGGTGTCGCTCGTTGCGTCCAACGTCTTCGCCGCCGCACTCACAGGGCGGCGTGCCGTGTGGCCGGGGGACCCGGACATGCCGATAACCCCGACCTACATCGGCGATTTCGGCAGGGCGCTGGCCGATCTCGGGCAGCGAGCCGGTGTCGGGGGCGAGGTGTTCCACGTTCCGGTCGCCGCGCCGACCACCGGACGCGCCTTGATTGCCATCGCCGGGCGGCAGGCCGGTACCACGCCCGGTGTCAGGCGCATGACGGCGAGAACGGTTCGACTACTGAGTCCCTTCGTTCCGCTGGTCCGCGAAGGCGGCGAGTTGCTCTACCAATTCGAACGGCCATTTGTCTTGGACGACAGCAAGTTTCGTGAACTCACCGGCCTGACGGCCACCGGCTGGGACGACGGCATCCGCGGGACACTCGACTGGTTCCAGGCCGATCCGGAACGGACCCGGTACCGGCTGCTTCCGCGAAGGCTCAACTGA
- a CDS encoding MspA family porin gives MAAADPLPVADVRQAVNTEDGWRLGVSLTQMTVNSVPNMAATAFTREGFVTGRAEASIDGSGSSAVNNGTLIVGLQLGCQVDLSEGASVGGDADIGINPGFSGNVLNAIGPYADLEGNVSVNLLPGTITNVVLGKKALKGRTGGITVHDAHVKVDACGGAVAIRFFSTVTIDTDRNDDSVNAYGDILQL, from the coding sequence ATGGCGGCGGCCGATCCACTCCCGGTCGCCGACGTCCGGCAGGCCGTCAACACCGAAGACGGTTGGCGCCTTGGGGTTTCGCTCACCCAGATGACCGTCAACTCGGTCCCGAACATGGCTGCGACGGCTTTCACGCGAGAAGGTTTCGTCACCGGCCGGGCCGAGGCGTCGATCGACGGCAGCGGCTCGTCGGCGGTCAACAACGGGACGCTGATCGTCGGCCTGCAGCTCGGCTGCCAAGTCGATCTCAGTGAGGGCGCCAGCGTCGGCGGCGACGCCGACATCGGCATCAACCCGGGTTTCAGCGGAAACGTGCTGAATGCCATCGGCCCCTATGCCGATCTGGAAGGCAACGTCTCGGTGAACCTGCTGCCGGGCACGATCACCAACGTGGTGCTGGGCAAGAAAGCGCTGAAGGGCCGTACCGGCGGCATCACCGTGCACGACGCCCACGTCAAGGTCGACGCCTGCGGCGGGGCGGTGGCCATCCGGTTCTTCTCGACGGTGACCATCGACACCGACAGGAACGACGACAGCGTGAACGCCTACGGGGACATCCTGCAGCTATGA
- the whiA gene encoding DNA-binding protein WhiA produces the protein MTSEVKDELSRLVVNSVTARRAEVASLLRFAGGLHIVAGRVVVEAEVDLGSIARRLRKDIYDLYGYNAVVHVLSASGIRKSTRYVVRVAQDGEALARQTGLLDLRGRPVRGLPAQVVGGSVGDAEAAWRGAFLAHGSLTEPGRSSALEVSCPGPEAALALVGAARRLGVSAKAREVRGSDRVVVRDGEAIGALLTRMGAQDTRLNWEERRMRREVRATANRLANFDDANLRRSARAAVAAAARVERALDILGDTVPDHLSAAGRLRVEHRQASLEELGRLADPPMTKDAVAGRIRRLLSMADRKAKLEGIPDTESAVTPDLLDDA, from the coding sequence ATGACGTCGGAAGTGAAGGACGAGCTGAGCCGGCTGGTCGTCAACTCGGTGACCGCACGCCGGGCCGAGGTGGCGTCGCTGCTGCGCTTCGCCGGCGGCCTGCACATCGTGGCCGGACGCGTCGTCGTCGAGGCCGAGGTCGACCTGGGCAGCATCGCCCGGCGCCTGCGCAAGGACATCTACGACCTGTACGGCTACAACGCCGTCGTGCACGTGCTGTCGGCCAGCGGCATCCGCAAGAGCACCCGGTACGTGGTGCGCGTCGCGCAGGACGGTGAGGCACTGGCGCGTCAGACCGGACTGCTCGATCTGCGTGGCCGGCCCGTCCGTGGCCTGCCGGCCCAGGTGGTCGGCGGCAGCGTCGGCGACGCCGAGGCGGCGTGGCGCGGCGCGTTCCTCGCGCACGGTTCGCTGACCGAGCCCGGGCGGTCGTCGGCGCTCGAGGTCAGTTGCCCCGGACCGGAGGCGGCACTGGCGTTGGTCGGTGCGGCCCGCCGGCTCGGGGTCAGCGCCAAGGCGCGCGAGGTGCGCGGCAGTGACCGCGTGGTGGTGCGCGACGGCGAGGCCATCGGTGCGTTGCTGACCCGGATGGGCGCCCAGGACACGCGGCTCAATTGGGAAGAACGGCGGATGCGCCGCGAGGTGCGCGCCACCGCCAACCGGCTGGCCAACTTCGACGACGCGAACCTGCGCCGGTCCGCCCGGGCGGCTGTCGCGGCCGCGGCCCGGGTCGAGCGGGCGCTGGACATCCTCGGCGACACGGTGCCCGACCACCTTTCGGCCGCGGGCCGGTTGCGTGTCGAGCACCGGCAGGCGTCGCTCGAGGAACTGGGCCGGCTGGCCGACCCGCCGATGACGAAAGATGCTGTCGCAGGCCGGATTCGGCGCCTGCTGTCGATGGCCGACCGGAAAGCCAAGCTGGAAGGCATTCCGGACACCGAGTCGGCCGTCACCCCGGACCTGCTCGACGACGCCTAG
- a CDS encoding phosphoglycerate kinase translates to MSIKTLDELLAEGVEGRGVLVRSDLNVPLDENGNITDPGRIIASVPTLAALADAGAKVVITAHLGRPKGGPDAKFSLAPVAAALGEKLGRHVQLAGDVVGTDALARAEGLTDGDVLLLENIRFDPRETSKDDAERAALARELAALVEGPDGSPGAFVSDGFGVVHRKQASVYDVAKILPHYAGTLVATEVKVLEQLTSSTERPYAVVLGGSKVSDKLAVIENLATKADSIVIGGGMCFTFLAAQGLSVGTSLLQEEMIDTCKRLLDTYADVIHLPVDIVVADKFAADAEPETVASDRIPDGKMGLDIGPESVKRFTALLSNAKTVFWNGPMGVFEFPAFADGTKGVAEAIITATSKGAFSVVGGGDSAAAVRQLELAEDGFSHISTGGGASLEYLEGKTLPGIEVLGS, encoded by the coding sequence ATGAGCATCAAGACCCTCGATGAGCTGTTGGCCGAAGGCGTAGAGGGGCGGGGCGTCCTGGTCCGCTCCGACCTGAACGTCCCGCTCGACGAGAACGGCAACATCACCGACCCGGGCCGGATCATCGCGTCGGTCCCGACGCTGGCCGCGCTGGCCGATGCCGGCGCCAAGGTCGTCATCACCGCGCACCTCGGCCGCCCGAAGGGTGGACCGGACGCCAAGTTCTCGCTCGCGCCGGTCGCCGCCGCGCTGGGGGAGAAGCTGGGCCGGCACGTCCAGCTCGCCGGTGACGTCGTCGGCACCGATGCGCTCGCCCGCGCCGAGGGTCTGACCGACGGTGACGTGTTGCTGCTGGAGAACATCCGGTTCGACCCGCGTGAGACCAGCAAGGACGACGCCGAGCGCGCGGCCCTGGCCCGCGAGCTGGCGGCTCTGGTCGAGGGTCCCGACGGTTCGCCCGGCGCGTTCGTCTCCGACGGCTTCGGCGTCGTGCACCGCAAGCAGGCGTCGGTGTACGACGTCGCGAAGATCCTGCCGCACTACGCCGGCACGTTGGTGGCCACCGAGGTCAAGGTGCTCGAGCAGCTGACCAGCTCGACCGAGCGGCCCTACGCCGTCGTGCTCGGCGGCTCCAAGGTATCCGACAAGCTCGCGGTGATCGAGAATCTCGCCACCAAGGCCGACAGCATCGTCATCGGCGGCGGCATGTGCTTCACTTTCCTTGCGGCCCAAGGGCTTTCGGTCGGTACCTCGCTGCTGCAGGAGGAGATGATCGACACCTGTAAGCGGCTGCTGGACACCTACGCCGACGTCATCCACCTCCCTGTCGACATCGTGGTGGCGGACAAGTTCGCCGCCGACGCCGAACCGGAGACCGTGGCTTCGGACCGCATCCCGGACGGCAAGATGGGCCTGGACATCGGCCCCGAGTCGGTCAAGCGCTTCACGGCGCTGCTGTCCAACGCCAAGACCGTGTTCTGGAACGGCCCGATGGGTGTCTTCGAGTTCCCGGCGTTCGCCGACGGCACCAAGGGCGTCGCCGAGGCCATCATCACCGCAACGTCCAAGGGCGCGTTCAGCGTCGTCGGTGGCGGCGATTCGGCTGCCGCGGTACGCCAGCTCGAACTGGCCGAGGACGGCTTCTCGCACATCTCGACCGGTGGCGGCGCGTCGCTGGAGTACCTCGAGGGCAAGACCCTCCCGGGCATCGAAGTGCTGGGGTCGTAG
- the secG gene encoding preprotein translocase subunit SecG — protein MILALQITLIITSVLVVLLVLLHRAKGGGLSTLFGGGVQSSLSGSTVVEKNLDRLTYFITGIWLVSIIGIALQIKYGA, from the coding sequence ATGATTTTGGCCCTGCAGATCACGTTGATCATCACCAGTGTGTTGGTTGTGTTGCTGGTGTTGCTCCACCGGGCCAAGGGTGGCGGTCTGTCGACGCTGTTCGGCGGCGGTGTGCAGTCCAGCCTGTCGGGCTCCACCGTGGTCGAGAAGAACCTCGACCGGCTGACGTACTTCATCACCGGCATCTGGCTGGTGTCGATCATCGGCATCGCGCTGCAGATCAAGTACGGCGCCTAG
- the gap gene encoding type I glyceraldehyde-3-phosphate dehydrogenase, whose amino-acid sequence MTIRIGVNGFGRIGRNFFRALDVQKAGGKNADLEIVAVNDLTSTDALAHLLKFDSILGRLPYDVRADGDTLIVGETKIKALAVKEGPAALPWGDLGVDIVVESTGIFTDAAKARGHLEAGAKKVIISAPATGEDITIVMGVNDDKYDGSQDIISNASCTTNCLGPIAKVLNDEFGIVRGLMTTIHAYTQDQNLQDGPHKDLRRARAAAINIVPTSTGAAKAIGLVLPELKGKLDGYALRVPVPTGSVTDLTAELGKSASAAEINAAMQAAAEGPLKGILKYYDAPIVSSDIVTDPHSSLFDAGLTKVIDNQAKVVSWYDNEWGYSNRIADLAALVGKSL is encoded by the coding sequence GTGACTATTCGGATCGGCGTCAATGGTTTCGGGCGTATCGGGCGTAACTTTTTCCGGGCCCTGGATGTGCAAAAAGCGGGGGGTAAGAACGCCGATCTGGAGATCGTGGCGGTCAATGACCTGACCTCGACGGATGCGTTGGCGCATCTGTTGAAGTTCGATTCGATCCTGGGCCGGCTGCCCTATGACGTGCGTGCTGATGGGGACACGCTGATCGTGGGTGAGACCAAGATCAAGGCCCTGGCGGTCAAGGAAGGCCCGGCGGCGTTGCCGTGGGGGGATCTGGGTGTGGACATCGTGGTCGAGTCCACCGGTATCTTCACCGACGCCGCCAAGGCCCGCGGCCACCTGGAGGCGGGGGCCAAGAAGGTCATCATCTCGGCGCCGGCGACCGGTGAGGACATCACCATCGTGATGGGGGTCAACGACGACAAGTACGACGGCAGTCAGGACATCATCTCGAATGCCTCGTGCACCACGAACTGTCTGGGCCCGATCGCCAAGGTCCTCAACGACGAGTTCGGGATCGTGCGCGGGTTGATGACCACGATCCACGCCTACACCCAGGATCAGAATCTGCAGGACGGGCCGCACAAGGATCTGCGCCGGGCCCGGGCGGCGGCGATCAACATCGTGCCGACCTCCACCGGCGCGGCCAAGGCCATCGGCCTGGTGCTGCCCGAGCTCAAGGGCAAGTTGGACGGGTACGCGCTGCGGGTGCCGGTGCCTACCGGGTCGGTCACCGATCTGACCGCCGAGCTGGGCAAGTCGGCGTCGGCTGCGGAGATCAACGCGGCGATGCAGGCGGCGGCCGAGGGGCCGCTCAAGGGGATTTTGAAGTACTACGACGCGCCGATCGTGTCGTCCGATATCGTCACCGACCCGCACAGTTCGCTGTTCGATGCGGGGCTGACCAAGGTCATCGACAACCAAGCCAAGGTCGTGTCCTGGTATGACAACGAGTGGGGCTACTCCAACCGGATCGCCGATTTGGCCGCGCTGGTCGGCAAGTCGCTGTAG
- the uvrC gene encoding excinuclease ABC subunit UvrC: MPDPSTYRPAPGTIPLEPGVYRFRDPHGRVIYVGKAKSLRSRLNSYFADLSALSPRTRQMVTTAGSVEWTVVTTEVEALQLEYNWIKEFDPRFNIRYRDDKSYPVLAVTLNEEYPRLFVYRGPRRKGVRYFGPYSHAWAIRETLDLLTRVFPARTCSNGVFKRHNQIGRPCLLGYIDKCSAPCVGRVTAAEHRKIVDDFCDFLAGKTDRLARDMEQQMAEAAEELEFERAARLRDNISALKRALEKQAVVLGDGTDADVVAFADDDLEAAVQVFHVRGGRVRGQRGWVIEKSGEPGESGEDYLVSQFLTQFYGDQAELRGAGPADETTNPVPKEVLVPVLPDNADELAVWLSGLRGSRVQLRVAQRGDKRALADTVQRNAKDALAQHKLKRAGDFNARSEALQSIQDSLELDDAPLRIECVDISHVQGTDVVASLVVFEDGLPRKSDYRHYAIREAAGGGRSDDVASIAEVTRRRFARHVADTQVLENTDVTDATETPVRPKRFAYPPNLFVVDGGAPQVNAAAAVLDELGVTDVAVIGLAKRLEEVWVPEQPDPLIMPRNGEGLYLLQRVRDEAHRFAISYHRSKRSKRMTASVLDAIPGLGEHRRKALVTHFGSVARLKEAGVDELTAVPGIGAATAQAVVDALRSDSQPDSGAAPTVIGNDRTEQ, encoded by the coding sequence GTGCCTGATCCATCGACGTACCGGCCTGCGCCGGGAACCATCCCGTTGGAACCGGGGGTGTACCGGTTCCGGGATCCGCACGGTCGGGTCATTTATGTCGGCAAGGCCAAGAGCCTGCGGAGCCGCCTGAACTCGTACTTCGCCGACCTGTCGGCGCTCTCGCCGCGCACCCGGCAGATGGTGACCACGGCCGGCAGCGTCGAGTGGACGGTCGTCACGACCGAAGTCGAAGCGCTGCAACTGGAATACAACTGGATCAAGGAATTCGATCCGCGATTCAACATCCGGTACCGCGACGACAAGTCGTACCCCGTGCTGGCGGTCACCCTCAACGAGGAGTACCCGCGGCTGTTCGTCTACCGCGGCCCGCGGCGCAAAGGCGTCCGGTACTTCGGCCCGTACTCGCACGCCTGGGCCATCCGCGAGACGCTGGACCTGCTGACGCGGGTCTTCCCGGCGCGCACCTGCTCGAACGGAGTGTTCAAGCGGCACAACCAGATCGGTCGGCCCTGCCTGCTGGGCTACATCGACAAGTGCTCGGCCCCGTGCGTCGGGCGGGTGACCGCCGCCGAGCACCGCAAGATCGTCGACGACTTCTGCGACTTCCTGGCCGGTAAGACCGACCGACTGGCGCGGGACATGGAACAGCAGATGGCCGAGGCCGCCGAGGAACTGGAGTTCGAGCGGGCGGCGCGGCTGCGGGACAACATCTCGGCACTCAAGCGGGCGCTGGAGAAGCAGGCCGTGGTGCTCGGTGACGGCACCGACGCCGACGTGGTGGCCTTCGCCGATGACGACCTGGAAGCCGCCGTACAGGTGTTCCACGTCCGCGGTGGCCGGGTCCGGGGTCAGCGTGGCTGGGTCATCGAGAAGTCCGGCGAACCGGGGGAGTCCGGCGAGGACTATCTGGTGAGCCAGTTCCTCACGCAGTTCTACGGCGATCAGGCCGAACTGCGCGGCGCCGGACCGGCCGATGAGACCACCAATCCGGTGCCCAAAGAGGTTCTGGTGCCGGTACTTCCGGACAACGCCGACGAACTCGCCGTCTGGCTGTCCGGGCTGCGGGGTTCGCGTGTGCAGCTGCGGGTGGCGCAGCGCGGCGACAAGCGCGCGCTGGCGGACACGGTGCAGCGCAATGCGAAGGACGCGCTGGCGCAGCACAAGCTCAAGCGCGCCGGCGACTTCAACGCCAGATCCGAAGCGCTGCAGAGCATCCAGGATTCGCTGGAGCTCGATGATGCGCCACTGCGTATCGAGTGCGTCGACATCAGTCACGTGCAGGGTACCGACGTGGTGGCCTCGCTGGTGGTGTTCGAGGATGGCCTGCCGCGCAAGTCCGACTACCGGCACTACGCGATTCGTGAGGCCGCGGGCGGCGGCCGGTCCGACGACGTCGCGTCCATCGCCGAGGTCACCCGCCGGCGCTTCGCGCGTCATGTCGCGGACACCCAGGTGCTGGAGAACACAGACGTGACCGACGCCACCGAAACCCCGGTACGGCCAAAGCGATTCGCGTATCCACCCAACCTGTTCGTGGTCGACGGCGGTGCGCCGCAGGTGAACGCGGCGGCCGCGGTGCTCGACGAATTGGGCGTCACCGATGTGGCGGTCATCGGGCTGGCCAAACGCCTGGAAGAGGTGTGGGTTCCCGAGCAGCCGGACCCGCTGATCATGCCGCGCAACGGCGAGGGCCTGTATCTGCTGCAGCGCGTGCGTGATGAAGCCCACCGATTCGCCATCAGCTATCACCGCAGCAAACGATCGAAGCGGATGACGGCGTCGGTGCTCGACGCGATCCCCGGCCTGGGTGAACATCGGCGCAAGGCATTGGTCACCCACTTCGGTTCGGTGGCACGGTTGAAGGAGGCCGGCGTCGACGAACTGACGGCGGTGCCGGGCATCGGGGCGGCGACGGCGCAGGCGGTGGTGGATGCGCTGCGGTCCGATTCCCAGCCGGATTCTGGGGCGGCGCCGACGGTTATCGGCAATGATCGGACAGAGCAGTGA
- the rapZ gene encoding RNase adapter RapZ, whose translation MDEVVTDDQMDGAAGEIDVVLVTGLSGAGRGTAAKVLEDLGWYVADNLPPELITRMVELGLAAGSRITKLAVVMDVRSRGFTGDLDFVRRELATRSVFPRVLFLEASDDILVRRYEQNRRSHPLQGNQTLAEGIAAERRLLESVRATADLIIDTSTLPVPALRAGIERAFSGEAVAGTSVTVESFGYKYGLPMDADTVMDVRFLPNPHWVDELRPHTGQHPAVRDYVLGQEGAAEFLDTYHRLLGVVIDGYRREGKRYMTVAIGCTGGKHRSVAIAEALANRLRGGDHLTVRVLHRDLGRE comes from the coding sequence ATGGACGAAGTCGTGACGGACGATCAGATGGACGGTGCTGCCGGTGAGATCGACGTGGTTCTGGTCACGGGTCTGTCCGGCGCCGGGCGCGGCACCGCCGCCAAGGTGCTCGAGGACCTCGGCTGGTACGTCGCCGACAATCTGCCCCCGGAGCTGATCACCCGGATGGTCGAGCTGGGCCTGGCTGCCGGATCGCGCATCACCAAGCTGGCCGTGGTGATGGACGTCCGGTCCCGCGGCTTCACGGGCGACCTCGATTTTGTGCGCCGTGAATTGGCGACTCGCAGCGTCTTCCCGCGGGTGCTGTTCCTGGAGGCGTCGGACGACATCCTGGTGCGCCGCTACGAGCAGAACCGGCGCAGTCACCCCCTGCAGGGCAACCAGACGCTCGCGGAAGGCATTGCCGCCGAACGGAGATTGCTGGAGTCGGTGCGCGCCACGGCCGATCTGATCATCGACACCTCGACACTGCCGGTGCCGGCGCTGCGGGCCGGCATCGAACGCGCCTTCAGCGGGGAGGCCGTCGCCGGGACGAGCGTTACGGTCGAGAGTTTCGGCTATAAATATGGTCTGCCGATGGACGCCGACACCGTGATGGATGTCCGGTTCCTGCCGAATCCGCATTGGGTCGACGAGTTGCGGCCCCATACCGGGCAGCATCCGGCGGTTCGGGACTACGTGCTGGGACAAGAGGGCGCCGCCGAGTTCCTGGACACCTACCATCGGCTGCTGGGGGTTGTGATCGACGGCTATCGCAGGGAGGGGAAGCGCTACATGACCGTGGCCATCGGCTGCACCGGCGGCAAGCATCGCAGTGTGGCGATCGCCGAAGCGCTGGCCAACCGGCTACGTGGCGGTGACCACCTGACCGTGCGTGTGCTGCACCGGGATCTGGGGCGCGAATGA
- a CDS encoding gluconeogenesis factor YvcK family protein, giving the protein MTEDRAPARIVALGGGHGLYATLSAARRLTPHVTAVVTVADDGGSSGRLRSELDIVPPGDLRMALAALASDSPHGQLWATIIQHRFNGSGALAGHPIGNLLLAGLNEVLADPVAALDELGRILGVKGRVLPMCPIALQIEADVSGLEADPRMSRVIRGQVAVATTPGKVRRVRLLPGDPPATRQAVDAIMSADLVVLGPGSWFSSVIPHVLVPQLLAALQATSARRALVLNLAAEPGETAGFSAERHVHVLSQHAPGLTVHDIIVDAASVPSERERDQLRRAASFLEAQVEFADVSRPGTPLHDPARLAAALERVRLNGSAPARPAYEPSTPAARSADGFRQQPAPEGPRGDDSWR; this is encoded by the coding sequence ATGACGGAGGATCGGGCTCCCGCGCGCATCGTCGCGCTCGGCGGCGGGCACGGCCTGTACGCGACGCTGTCCGCGGCGCGTCGGCTGACGCCGCACGTCACCGCCGTCGTCACCGTCGCCGATGACGGTGGGTCGTCGGGCCGGCTGCGTTCCGAACTGGACATCGTGCCCCCGGGCGATCTCCGAATGGCGTTGGCGGCCTTGGCATCTGACAGTCCGCACGGGCAGTTGTGGGCCACCATCATCCAGCACCGCTTCAACGGCAGCGGCGCTCTGGCCGGTCACCCGATCGGCAACCTCCTGCTCGCCGGCCTCAACGAGGTGCTCGCCGACCCGGTCGCGGCGCTCGACGAGCTCGGCCGGATCCTGGGGGTCAAGGGCCGCGTGCTGCCGATGTGTCCCATCGCGCTGCAGATCGAGGCCGACGTGTCCGGGCTCGAGGCCGATCCGCGGATGAGCCGCGTGATCCGCGGTCAGGTCGCGGTCGCCACCACACCGGGCAAGGTGCGGCGGGTCCGGCTGCTGCCGGGTGATCCGCCGGCCACCCGGCAGGCCGTCGACGCCATCATGTCGGCCGACCTGGTGGTGCTCGGTCCGGGTTCCTGGTTCAGCAGTGTGATCCCGCATGTGCTGGTGCCCCAGCTGCTGGCTGCCCTGCAGGCGACCTCGGCGCGCCGGGCCCTGGTGCTCAACCTCGCCGCCGAACCGGGGGAAACCGCCGGGTTCTCCGCCGAACGGCACGTGCACGTGCTGTCGCAGCACGCCCCGGGCCTGACGGTGCACGACATCATCGTGGACGCGGCCAGTGTCCCCAGTGAGCGGGAACGCGACCAACTGCGTCGGGCGGCGTCGTTTCTCGAGGCTCAGGTCGAGTTTGCTGACGTATCCCGACCTGGTACACCTTTACATGACCCGGCACGGCTTGCGGCAGCTCTGGAGCGGGTGCGTCTCAATGGCAGCGCACCGGCCCGGCCCGCATACGAGCCATCCACTCCCGCCGCTCGGTCGGCCGACGGATTCCGTCAGCAGCCGGCCCCTGAAGGACCAAGAGGTGACGATTCGTGGCGATGA
- a CDS encoding TetR/AcrR family transcriptional regulator encodes MIEDRRTVVAEAAIAALATRGARGLTHRAVDQLAGLPEGSTSYYFRTRAALLQACAEHLVARTQRELGPALEERAQLTLQELAALAAQAVCAWTAEGGLLVLARHELLLESARQPEIHQTLTAASGYLQKWLEDRIAELGLPAAPARAAELIACLDGIALAAAVAGQPDGDAVGRSVTRVVNGLLTEP; translated from the coding sequence GTGATTGAAGATCGTCGTACGGTCGTGGCTGAGGCCGCCATCGCCGCGCTCGCGACCAGGGGTGCGCGCGGCCTGACGCATCGGGCGGTTGATCAGCTGGCCGGCCTGCCCGAAGGCTCGACGTCGTACTACTTCCGCACCCGCGCCGCCCTGCTCCAGGCGTGCGCGGAGCACCTCGTCGCCCGGACGCAGCGCGAGCTGGGACCGGCGCTCGAAGAACGTGCCCAGCTCACCCTTCAGGAACTCGCCGCGCTCGCCGCGCAAGCCGTCTGCGCCTGGACGGCGGAGGGTGGGCTGCTTGTGCTCGCCCGTCACGAGTTGCTCCTGGAATCCGCCAGGCAGCCCGAAATACACCAGACGTTGACTGCAGCCAGCGGCTATCTACAGAAGTGGCTGGAGGACCGGATCGCCGAACTCGGCCTACCGGCGGCGCCCGCGCGTGCCGCCGAACTCATCGCCTGCCTCGACGGCATAGCCCTGGCGGCCGCGGTGGCGGGGCAACCAGACGGGGACGCTGTGGGCCGCAGCGTCACTCGAGTGGTGAACGGGCTACTGACCGAACCGTAG
- the tpiA gene encoding triose-phosphate isomerase — MARKPLIAGNWKMNLNHFEAIALVQKIAFALPDKYFAKVDVTVLPPFTDLRSVQTLVDGDKLLLTYGAQDVSQHDSGAYTGEISGAFLAKLGCTFVVVGHSERRTYHHEDDALVAAKAKAALKHGLTPIVCIGEGLDIREAGNHVEHCTAQLQGSLAGLSSEQISQVVIAYEPVWAIGTGRVASAADAQEVCAAVRSTLAELASPEIAATVRVLYGGSVNAKNVGELVAKPDIDGALVGGASLDGEQFATLSAIAAGGPLP; from the coding sequence ATGGCACGCAAGCCGCTCATCGCCGGCAACTGGAAGATGAACCTCAACCACTTCGAGGCCATCGCGCTGGTGCAGAAGATCGCATTCGCCTTGCCGGACAAGTACTTCGCCAAGGTCGACGTCACCGTCCTGCCGCCGTTCACCGATCTGCGCAGTGTGCAGACGCTGGTCGACGGCGACAAGCTCCTGCTCACCTACGGTGCGCAGGACGTGTCCCAACACGACTCCGGTGCCTACACCGGTGAGATCAGTGGCGCGTTCCTGGCCAAGCTGGGCTGCACGTTCGTCGTCGTCGGGCACTCCGAGCGCCGGACCTACCACCACGAGGACGATGCCCTGGTGGCCGCCAAGGCCAAGGCCGCGCTCAAGCACGGCCTGACCCCGATCGTGTGTATCGGTGAGGGGCTCGACATCCGCGAGGCCGGTAATCACGTCGAGCACTGCACCGCTCAGCTGCAGGGCTCGCTGGCCGGGCTGTCGTCCGAGCAGATCAGCCAGGTCGTGATCGCCTACGAACCCGTCTGGGCCATCGGCACCGGCCGGGTCGCCAGCGCCGCCGACGCGCAGGAGGTGTGCGCCGCGGTCCGCTCGACGCTGGCCGAGCTGGCCTCGCCCGAGATCGCCGCGACCGTGCGTGTGCTCTACGGCGGCTCCGTCAACGCCAAGAACGTCGGCGAGCTGGTGGCGAAGCCCGACATCGACGGCGCACTCGTCGGGGGTGCGTCACTCGACGGCGAGCAGTTCGCGACGCTGTCGGCGATCGCCGCAGGCGGTCCGCTGCCCTGA